In one Fusarium keratoplasticum isolate Fu6.1 chromosome 5, whole genome shotgun sequence genomic region, the following are encoded:
- a CDS encoding Acyl-transf-3 domain-containing protein — MNGHSPTHYRSPSEEEKMGLLDDRSISDVDSDSGRNDLEHRFLLTKWAGPILAPVDYLRSTPWRVFLVRLAWFFVPSFLQGRHAREQIRPAKLAPTAYLDGMRGVAALVVLFCHFFYQAFVIAKGWGCNDSHYYILKLPILRLWFQGPPAVCLFFVISGYALSYRPLKLIRSRSSQDFSTAMSSLVFRRGIRLYLPTAFSTLMIVALIRSGAYEGTRAFALDRTYMRNVIEPHPTRLKTNYAQLADWAKDMFKFVHVFGWKTHGGSTNYDQHLWTIPVEFRCSLYLFLTLLGTARLRTQYRFLTVGGIMLFTYRNSQWEFLMFLCGMVLAEMDHIRGAHVSAPALPIEEKTQPPRRRTLQGIFWALLSIVGLYFMSQPDQGGDTTPGWIYLTSLIPKWWTAEKYRYWQCTGAVIFVLSVSRSANWQRVFNSAFVQYLGKISYALYLMHGPAIHAVGYRFEMWAYGLTGIEGNWFTAGFVLSSFFVIPTVFWWADIFWRAVDIPTVKFAKWWESKLIVKAE; from the exons ATGAACGGCCACTCTCCTACACACTACAGGTCGCCctcggaggaagagaagatggGCTTGCTCGACGACAGATCCATCTCTGATGTTGATAGCGACAGCGGACGGAATGACCTAGAACACAGATTCCTCCTCACAAAATGGGCCGGTCCCATCCTCGCTCCTGTCGACTACCTCCGATCAACACCCTGGAGGGTCTTCCTCGTCCGCCTCGCCTGGTTCTTCGTCCCCAGCTTCCTCCAGGGCCGCCATGCTCGTGAGCAGATCCGACCCGCCAAGCTCGCCCCTACGGCATATCTTGATGGCATGCGAGGCGTTGCTGCCCTTGTCGTCCTGTTCTGCCACTTCTTCTACCAAGCCTTTGTCATTGCCAAGGGCTGGGGCTGCAACGACTCTCACTATTATATCCTCAAGCTTCCCATCCTACGACTATGGTTTCAAGGACCACCCGCCGTCTGTCTTTTCTTTGTCATCTCGGGCTATGCCCTCTCCTATCGACCCCTGAAGCTCATCCGGAGCCGAAGCAGCCAGGACTTCTCCACTGCTATGAGCTCTCTGGTGTTTCGACGAGGCATCCGTCTCTATCTACCTACCGCATTCTCTACTTTGATGATCGTTGCTCTTATCCGTTCAGGAGCGTACGAAGGGACTCGGGCATTTGCTTTGGACCGCACTTACATGAGAAACGTCATTGAGCCTCACCCCACTAGGCTCAAGACAAACTATGCTCAATTGGCGGATTGGGCAAAGGACATGTTTAAATTCGTCCATGTCTTTGGCTGGAAGACTCATGGTGGAAGTACCA ACTATGACCAACACCTTTGGACAATTCCCGTCGAATTCCGTTGCTCCCTGTATCTGTTCCTCACCCTCCTAGGCACTGCACGACTTCGAACCCAGTATCGATTCCTCACCGTTGGCGGTATCATGCTCTTCACCTACCGGAACTCTCAGTGGGAGTTCCTCATGTTCCTTTGCGGCATGGTCCTTGCCGAGATGGATCATATTAGAGGTGCCCACGTCTCGGCCCCCGCCCTCCCCATCGAGGAAAAGACTCAACCCCCTCGCCGCCGAACACTCCAAGGCATCTTCTGGGCTCTCCTGAGCATCGTGGGCCTTTACTTCATGAGTCAACCAGACCAGGGAGGAGATACCACCCCAGGATGGATCTACCTCACGTCGTTGATTCCTAAGTGGTGGACGGCCGAGAAGTATCGATACTGGCAGTGTACGGGCGCTGTCATATTCGTACTTTCTGTGAGCCGCTCGGCTAACTGGCAGCGAGTTTTCAACTCGGCTTTCGTCCAATACCTGGGCAAGATCTCTTACGCCCTTTATCTAATGCATGGACCTGCCATCCATGCTGTCGGATATCGGTTTGAGATGTGGGCTTATGGCCTGACAGGCATTGAGGGCAACTGGTTCACAGCTGGCTTTGTCCTGAGCTCGTTCTTTGTCATCCCAACCGTTTTCTGGTGGGCTGACATCTTTTGGCGAGCCGTCGACATTCCC